The genomic DNA GCTGGAAAATAGAATAAAGCCCAACACACCACTAGGTCAAAATCTATCACCTGAACTACAAGAATTGAAAAATAAGCTAGTTAGATTGAAAAGTCTAGCAGACGAAACACTCAGCAAACCAACAATAAATAAAACAGATAAGAAAAAGACAGGGGATAAGGAAACGATAGGGGTTTTCTTACAAGAAAATAATAGTATTAATGATATTCTAAATCGCCTCAAGGGTAAGTCGGAACAACAGAAGCAAAAACATGTACAAACTATTTTAAAATTAGTAGATATTTACATATCTAAGTTAGATAAGTTAAAGGAGAAATAGCTAAACGTTTCTTTTTCTAAAAAAGTAGCATCATAAAATGAAAGATAGTAATGCGATAATTGAGTCTTTTCAAAAGACTCTAAAACACTACATTTATGTACAAAACCGATAGATTATAATCTAGTTTTATATGTTATAGAATCTTAAAACGATAGGTCAACTGCTATTACATTATACCAACCCGCTGAAACGCTCCTAGATAATCTGATATGAATAGACATAAACTACCCATTGGGGTTAGGAACTTCCATAAGTTGGTAGCTAACGATTACCTTTTTTGTGATAAAACAGCTATGATAGCAGATCTATTGCGTAAAGGTGAGGAGGTTACTTTAATTACCCGTTCCCGTCGCTGGGGTAATTGGTAAGTTAGACGGTGGCGGGTACATTCAGCAGTATCAAGGAAAGTATCCTGTTATTATGATAAGTTTTAAGGATGTGAAGCTACTTTTTATGCCGAAGTGTTAGCTATTTTGATACAAAAAAGAGTAGCACATCGGAAGGGTTTTTCCATGGTCGTTTTGTCTTAGGAATGTTGGCAAGTTTGGGTATAACCCATTATATATGTTCCAATAGAGCAAGCGGCCTAGGTCGTTAATGTAAAGGAAGTAGCAGAAGTGGGTATTGCTTTTTCAGGGAAATCAGTTGTATCCGTTCACGCAATGGCGTCAACTTAAGAGATAAATATTAATTGACTATTAAATAGAATAGCATTTTTTACATGGAGTATTGGTATACGCAGCACTTATGGCCACCGATAAAAGATTTGGCGCGCAGTAAAAGCAATGAAATAATCTGTTTTTCAGCGGGAAAAACAGAACTTGCCCACTAATGTGGGCTTCAAACAGGCTGTTTTTCTAATCCGCTGAAAAACAGATTATTTAAAGACTTCCGCTTTACTGAAGCGCCGCATTCCTTTATCGGCGGCCACAATAGCTTTTCTTATCATTATCAGCCCCGCGTCTCCTTCGATAAAAAATGGCGCTCTAGTAAAACACCAACACCTGAGCGATATCTTTTTCAGCGGATTAGAAAATCGTTTGTTTGAAGCCCGCTTGCGGGCTGAGTTCACGATTTTCCCGCTGAAAAAGATATCGATTCAGCTATTTACTATCGGGCCAGGCTTTTTATCGAAGGAGATAAGGGGCCCAGCCACAGGCGTGTAATGAAGTTCCTTAAAAAACTAGAAAAAATGCGTTTTTAACCACAGTGCTGAGTAAAAAAATAAGATAAATTCCTTAAGTTGACGCCATTGAGTGGGCGGATGCAATCAGTTGTAGCTGCTTATGCCACCTATGACCTGGTGCATAATCAGGCTGGAGACATTAGACCTTCTGCAAAACCTGTTTCTAATGGAAATTTTGGTGTAGAAGCTTATCTATGCTCCTCAAATACATCTAGTATTCTGCGGTGCTCG from Cardinium endosymbiont of Philonthus spinipes includes the following:
- a CDS encoding AAA family ATPase; translation: MNRHKLPIGVRNFHKLVANDYLFCDKTAMIADLLRKGEEVTLITRSRRWGNW